The proteins below are encoded in one region of Maribacter aestuarii:
- a CDS encoding glycogen synthase, giving the protein MNNFLFVAAENDAIPNCKAGGMGDVVRDVPREIARRGDKVHVVVPAYSRLHKNGVFKTYLEFQLRGTTYRAELYEVSPKKVIENITHYVIHHPEIEEGGIAHIYHDDPTEPFFNDFVKFMIFNTAVAEAMNVGVFGNLDIVHMHDWHSSAVLFLKTYHPNYKNLKKMRYVYSIHNLAIQGIRPFYNNYASVHNWFPEINLDHQALMDPRYQDCINLMAVGIRLADAVHTVSPSYKEDVMIPSRKPEFIGGESLEKDLQQANNEGRLFGILNASNYENIREAEKGLLYRNTVKALFRWLQDESKKYKADFLAHTGEKIMEYVGNRPKFIVSSVARLTEQKFYFFMRSPEALETMLKRLEKVDGIFMVLGTGDPGYEEHFRNMSYKHKNFIFTNGQSEDLIDSMYLETDLYFMPSLFEPCGISQMLAMRNGNPCLVHHTGGLKDTVEHLKTGFAFDGKTYDEKIKNMVKVFDQALDMWENDQPKWKKIKANAKKMRFTWKKSLDEYYKSLYLL; this is encoded by the coding sequence ATGAATAATTTTCTTTTTGTTGCTGCCGAGAATGATGCCATACCAAATTGCAAAGCTGGTGGCATGGGTGATGTTGTACGCGATGTTCCAAGGGAAATCGCACGAAGAGGCGATAAGGTTCACGTAGTGGTTCCAGCTTATAGCCGTCTGCATAAGAACGGTGTTTTTAAGACCTATCTGGAATTTCAGTTAAGAGGTACGACCTACCGTGCCGAACTATATGAGGTTTCTCCCAAAAAGGTGATTGAGAATATTACCCATTATGTAATTCACCACCCGGAAATAGAGGAAGGCGGTATTGCACATATCTATCATGACGATCCTACAGAGCCCTTTTTCAATGACTTTGTTAAGTTCATGATTTTTAATACTGCGGTGGCGGAGGCAATGAATGTAGGGGTTTTTGGTAATTTGGATATTGTTCATATGCACGATTGGCATTCTAGCGCTGTCCTGTTTTTAAAAACGTATCATCCAAATTATAAAAACCTGAAAAAGATGCGTTATGTATATAGCATACATAACTTAGCTATTCAAGGTATTCGTCCGTTTTACAATAATTACGCATCGGTACATAATTGGTTTCCAGAAATTAATTTGGACCATCAGGCTCTTATGGATCCCAGGTATCAAGATTGTATAAATTTAATGGCGGTTGGAATTCGTTTAGCGGATGCCGTACATACTGTGTCACCTTCCTATAAGGAAGACGTCATGATTCCAAGTCGTAAGCCGGAGTTTATAGGTGGGGAAAGTTTGGAAAAGGACTTGCAGCAAGCCAATAATGAAGGTCGTTTGTTCGGTATTCTCAATGCCTCCAATTATGAAAATATTCGGGAAGCTGAGAAAGGATTGCTTTATAGAAACACCGTTAAGGCATTATTCAGGTGGCTGCAGGATGAATCCAAAAAATACAAAGCAGATTTCTTGGCCCATACAGGGGAAAAAATTATGGAATATGTTGGGAACCGTCCAAAATTTATTGTATCCAGTGTTGCCCGCTTAACAGAACAAAAGTTTTATTTCTTTATGCGTTCGCCAGAGGCTTTGGAAACAATGCTAAAGCGGCTGGAAAAAGTAGATGGTATTTTTATGGTACTAGGTACTGGGGATCCCGGCTACGAGGAGCACTTTAGGAATATGAGTTATAAACATAAAAATTTCATATTTACAAATGGCCAATCGGAGGATTTAATCGATTCTATGTATTTGGAAACTGACCTTTATTTTATGCCAAGTCTTTTCGAGCCTTGCGGAATAAGTCAAATGTTAGCCATGAGGAACGGAAATCCCTGCCTAGTTCATCATACAGGTGGTCTTAAGGATACCGTTGAACATCTAAAAACCGGGTTCGCCTTCGATGGTAAAACATATGATGAAAAAATAAAAAACATGGTCAAGGTTTTTGATCAAGCTTTGGACATGTGGGAAAATGACCAACCAAAGTGGAAAAAGATAAAAGCCAATGCCAAGAAAATGAGGTTTACCTGGAAAAAATCCTTGGACGAATACTACAAATCATTGTATCTCCTTTAG
- a CDS encoding xanthine dehydrogenase family protein molybdopterin-binding subunit, whose translation MAEKKKVSRRKFLVRGGLGTIGVLAVGTYLFRNPIRRMIAGVINTIETPYQGNTETPIIWFEITNENRVVLYSPKVEMGQGTFTSLAQMAADELEVAMEQISVVHADSASGNMDQFATGGSTSVSALWVPLRELAATMREMIKAEAAKKMGVDASGLALENGIVSSGGKTMTFAAVVEGVSEWDIPDTPKLKPLADYKFIGKPIARVDLIDKVYGAPIFGMDATMPDMLYGSVVRSSRIGSTYVGADTSKAEGMPGVVKIVKENDFVGVVANSLIQAENAKAVIEAQWEGQKELQTADIRGMVTMGKGEPFVIQKVGDAEEILQDEDQTIVSEYWSPIGAHAQLEPCGALAYVEKDKATIMISTQVVSVTRDEIAERLGFDVEQVNIVPTFLGGAFGRRLHTPNGIQAAVLSKAVGKPVKCFFTRKEEFQNDTFRPPTHHVMKGKLSAEGMIDALEHNVSSGDVAFGSPMLPGILEPILGADLGAWRGGMIQYSGIPNYRAISWRVKLPFATSWWRSLGLLANTFAIESFIDELAVKAGSNPAEFRLAQIQDDERGKRLKSVINAVVKKSGYTDKVINGRAMGFAVSTDANTPCAEIAEVSIQDNEIKVHKVTCAIDPGLAVNPDQVRAQCEGAIIMGMSAAMFEKMEVENGELTPTIYGPYQMALMKDAPKEIDVILLQGSDFPGAVGEPPLGPIGAAIANAVFRLTGKRLREMPLQLS comes from the coding sequence ATGGCAGAAAAGAAAAAAGTATCTAGGCGTAAATTTTTGGTTAGAGGCGGACTAGGAACCATTGGTGTTTTGGCCGTGGGAACTTATTTATTCAGAAATCCGATTAGAAGGATGATTGCCGGGGTCATCAATACGATAGAAACTCCCTACCAGGGAAATACGGAGACACCAATTATTTGGTTTGAAATAACGAACGAAAATAGGGTTGTTCTATACAGTCCAAAAGTAGAGATGGGTCAAGGAACTTTTACCAGTTTGGCACAAATGGCAGCGGACGAGCTGGAAGTCGCTATGGAGCAAATTAGTGTAGTCCATGCGGATTCAGCTTCCGGCAATATGGACCAATTTGCTACAGGAGGAAGTACTTCGGTTTCCGCACTGTGGGTTCCACTAAGGGAGCTAGCGGCTACCATGCGAGAAATGATAAAAGCCGAGGCAGCCAAAAAAATGGGGGTGGATGCCTCTGGGCTGGCCCTAGAAAACGGTATCGTTTCCTCAGGGGGCAAAACTATGACGTTTGCAGCTGTGGTAGAGGGTGTTTCTGAATGGGATATCCCGGATACCCCAAAGTTGAAACCTCTAGCCGATTATAAATTTATAGGTAAGCCCATAGCACGCGTAGATTTAATCGATAAGGTATATGGGGCACCTATCTTTGGAATGGATGCGACCATGCCTGATATGCTTTATGGTTCCGTGGTCCGTTCATCAAGAATAGGGTCAACATACGTAGGTGCGGATACCTCAAAGGCCGAAGGTATGCCTGGGGTCGTCAAAATTGTAAAGGAAAATGACTTTGTTGGTGTAGTAGCAAACTCACTGATACAGGCCGAGAATGCAAAAGCTGTCATTGAAGCCCAGTGGGAAGGACAAAAGGAATTGCAGACAGCGGATATTAGGGGTATGGTCACCATGGGAAAAGGTGAGCCTTTCGTTATCCAGAAGGTAGGCGATGCTGAAGAAATTTTACAGGATGAAGATCAAACAATTGTTTCGGAATATTGGAGTCCGATAGGAGCGCATGCCCAATTGGAACCTTGTGGAGCACTTGCCTATGTGGAGAAAGACAAGGCTACTATAATGATATCCACCCAAGTGGTGAGTGTTACCCGTGATGAAATTGCAGAGCGTTTAGGTTTTGATGTGGAGCAAGTGAATATAGTACCTACATTTCTGGGCGGTGCTTTTGGTAGAAGATTACACACTCCAAATGGGATACAGGCAGCGGTCTTATCAAAGGCTGTTGGGAAACCCGTGAAATGTTTTTTTACTAGGAAGGAAGAATTTCAAAATGATACGTTTAGGCCCCCGACCCACCATGTTATGAAAGGAAAACTAAGTGCCGAGGGAATGATTGATGCTTTAGAGCACAATGTTTCCAGCGGGGACGTAGCTTTTGGTTCTCCTATGCTGCCCGGCATCCTGGAGCCGATATTAGGAGCCGATTTAGGCGCATGGCGGGGCGGGATGATTCAATATAGTGGAATACCCAACTACCGTGCTATTTCGTGGCGCGTAAAACTGCCATTTGCTACAAGTTGGTGGCGTAGTCTTGGGCTTTTGGCCAATACCTTTGCAATTGAAAGTTTTATAGATGAATTGGCTGTAAAAGCAGGAAGTAATCCGGCTGAATTTCGTTTGGCCCAAATACAGGATGATGAACGGGGTAAACGTTTAAAATCGGTCATAAATGCAGTGGTCAAAAAATCTGGTTACACGGATAAAGTAATCAATGGCAGGGCCATGGGCTTCGCTGTCTCGACGGATGCCAATACGCCTTGTGCGGAAATCGCTGAGGTTTCCATACAGGATAACGAGATCAAAGTTCATAAAGTAACTTGCGCCATAGACCCTGGACTAGCTGTGAACCCGGATCAGGTACGGGCACAATGTGAAGGAGCTATCATAATGGGGATGAGTGCTGCGATGTTCGAAAAGATGGAAGTGGAGAACGGTGAACTTACGCCTACAATCTACGGACCCTATCAGATGGCATTAATGAAGGATGCTCCAAAAGAGATTGATGTTATCCTCTTGCAAGGTTCGGACTTTCCAGGTGCGGTAGGTGAACCTCCATTAGGTCCTATTGGTGCGGCTATTGCGAACGCCGTTTTCAGGCTTACCGGGAAAAGACTTCGGGAGATGCCGTTGCAGTTGTCATGA
- the carA gene encoding glutamine-hydrolyzing carbamoyl-phosphate synthase small subunit yields MKYQSRKKALILLADGTIFYGKSVGDKEGTAFGEVCFNTGMTGYQEIFTDPSYFGQLMVTTNAHIGNYGTNSEEVESDSIKVAGLICRNFSYEYSRPVADASLEEFLNKNGLFAISDVDTRALVSYIRDNGAMNAVISTRVNDIDGLKKELKEVPSMEGLELASKVSTKEPYYFGDEDAAYRISALDIGIKKNILRNLAKRGAYIKVFPYNASFEDLSAWNPDAYFISNGPGDPEPLSEAIATAKEIIKTDKPLFGICLGHQIIALANSVSTYKMHNGHRGINHPILNLLTGKGEITSQNHGFAINREETEANDNLEITHVHLNDKTVAGIRMKNRDVFSVQYHPEASPGPHDADYLFDDFFRLIEKTTKQTAEV; encoded by the coding sequence ATGAAGTATCAATCTAGAAAGAAAGCTTTAATACTATTAGCCGATGGTACCATCTTTTATGGCAAGTCCGTAGGAGATAAGGAGGGTACCGCCTTTGGAGAGGTTTGTTTCAATACAGGAATGACCGGGTATCAAGAAATTTTTACTGACCCTTCTTATTTTGGCCAACTTATGGTGACGACCAATGCACATATCGGGAATTATGGAACGAATTCAGAAGAAGTAGAATCCGATTCCATTAAAGTAGCCGGTCTAATATGTAGAAATTTTAGTTATGAATATTCCCGTCCAGTTGCGGATGCCAGTTTGGAGGAGTTCTTGAACAAGAACGGATTGTTTGCCATTTCAGATGTGGATACTAGGGCTCTGGTAAGTTACATACGGGATAATGGTGCAATGAACGCTGTTATCTCCACTAGGGTAAATGACATAGATGGACTTAAGAAAGAATTGAAAGAAGTGCCAAGTATGGAAGGTTTGGAGCTGGCGAGTAAGGTATCTACAAAGGAACCTTATTATTTTGGCGATGAGGATGCAGCCTACAGAATTTCTGCGTTGGATATTGGTATAAAAAAGAACATTCTTAGAAATCTTGCCAAACGGGGAGCTTATATTAAGGTGTTTCCTTACAATGCAAGTTTTGAGGATTTATCGGCTTGGAATCCAGACGCATATTTTATATCTAACGGCCCTGGCGATCCGGAACCGCTCAGTGAGGCTATTGCCACGGCAAAAGAAATTATTAAAACGGACAAACCACTTTTCGGAATATGTTTGGGACATCAAATAATTGCTTTGGCAAATAGTGTTTCTACCTATAAGATGCACAATGGTCATCGAGGTATAAATCATCCCATCCTCAATTTGTTGACTGGAAAAGGAGAGATTACTTCACAAAACCACGGTTTTGCTATCAATAGAGAAGAGACCGAAGCAAACGATAATCTGGAAATTACGCACGTGCATTTGAATGATAAGACCGTTGCCGGGATACGAATGAAAAATAGGGACGTTTTTTCAGTTCAATATCATCCAGAGGCAAGTCCTGGACCTCATGATGCGGACTATCTTTTTGATGATTTTTTCCGATTGATCGAGAAAACTACAAAACAAACGGCAGAAGTTTAA
- a CDS encoding citrate synthase, whose translation MSDKATLEFNGQKFEFPVIKGTENESAIDIKTLRSATSGLITIDPGYKNTGSCESAITFLDGEKGILRYRGYAIEELAEKADFLEVAYLLIFGELPNKQQLEAFHIDIKNESHVDEEMKKILDAFPKSAHPMGVLSSMTSALIAFNPISVNVTSKDEMYGAIVRILAKFPVLVAWTMRKKKGLPLDYGDDNLGYVENIHKMMFKRPSQEYKRNKTVIDALDKLLILHADHEQNCSTSTVRIVGSSHAGLFASLSAGISALWGPLHGGANQAVLEMLEAIEKDGGDTKKYMAKAKDKSDPFRLMGFGHRVYKNFDPRAKIIKKAAEEVLADLGMEDPILEIAKGLAKEALEDKYFVDRKLYPNVDFYSGIIYRALGIPTEMFTVMFALGRLPGWIAQWREMRLNNEPIGRPRQIYTGATLRPFVEVDKR comes from the coding sequence ATGTCAGACAAAGCTACGTTAGAATTTAATGGTCAAAAATTTGAATTTCCTGTAATAAAGGGTACAGAAAACGAATCTGCAATTGATATAAAAACATTGCGCTCTGCCACGAGTGGTCTCATCACTATTGATCCAGGATACAAGAATACGGGTTCCTGTGAAAGCGCTATTACGTTTCTGGACGGAGAGAAGGGAATCCTTAGATATCGGGGTTATGCCATAGAAGAATTAGCGGAGAAAGCTGACTTTTTGGAAGTCGCTTATTTATTGATTTTTGGAGAATTGCCGAACAAACAGCAATTAGAGGCTTTTCATATCGATATAAAGAATGAGTCCCATGTGGATGAGGAAATGAAAAAGATTTTGGATGCTTTTCCAAAGTCAGCACATCCAATGGGTGTGCTTTCTTCCATGACCAGCGCTTTGATCGCCTTTAATCCTATCTCGGTCAACGTTACCTCAAAGGATGAGATGTACGGTGCCATTGTTCGTATACTTGCCAAGTTCCCTGTTTTGGTCGCTTGGACCATGAGAAAGAAAAAAGGATTGCCTTTAGATTATGGTGATGATAACTTAGGATATGTGGAGAACATTCATAAAATGATGTTCAAAAGGCCTTCCCAAGAGTATAAGCGAAACAAGACAGTTATCGATGCCTTGGATAAACTTTTAATTCTTCATGCCGATCACGAGCAAAACTGCTCGACTTCTACGGTAAGAATCGTAGGATCTTCTCATGCCGGATTGTTTGCCTCCCTCTCTGCAGGAATTTCTGCATTATGGGGTCCTTTACATGGAGGGGCGAACCAAGCTGTTCTGGAAATGTTGGAAGCTATTGAGAAGGATGGTGGGGATACGAAGAAATATATGGCCAAGGCAAAGGACAAGAGTGATCCTTTTAGATTAATGGGTTTTGGGCATAGGGTATATAAAAACTTTGACCCTAGGGCAAAAATTATTAAAAAAGCCGCCGAGGAAGTTTTAGCTGATCTGGGTATGGAGGACCCAATTCTTGAGATTGCCAAAGGATTGGCAAAGGAGGCTTTGGAAGATAAATATTTTGTGGATAGAAAACTCTATCCTAATGTTGATTTCTACTCAGGTATCATTTATAGAGCTTTAGGAATTCCTACAGAGATGTTTACCGTCATGTTCGCTTTAGGCAGGCTTCCGGGGTGGATTGCGCAGTGGAGAGAGATGCGATTGAACAATGAACCTATTGGTAGGCCAAGGCAAATTTACACAGGGGCTACACTAAGGCCATTTGTTGAAGTCGATAAACGGTAG
- the eno gene encoding phosphopyruvate hydratase, producing MSIILSVHARQILDSRGNPTVEVDVVTENGVMGRAAVPSGASTGEHEAVELRDGGKAFMGKGVMKAVENVNTVIAEEILGMSVFEQNLLDQTMIDLDGTPNKSKLGANAILGVSLAAAKAAANELGLSLFRYVGGVSANTLPVPMMNIINGGSHSDAPIAFQEFMVMPVKANSFSHAMQMGTEIFHNLKKVLHDRGLSTAVGDEGGFAPNLAGGTEDALDTIAKAVDKAGYKLGDDVMIALDCAAAEFYVDGAYDYTKFEGSKGVVRTSEEQAQYLADLSKKYPIISIEDGMDENDWDGWKALTDKIGDKVQLVGDDLFVTNVERLSTGIEKGIANSILIKVNQIGTLTETIAAVNMAKNAGYTSVMSHRSGETEDNTIADLAVALNTGQIKTGSASRSDRMAKYNQLLRIEEELGSMAYYPKEKAFKIK from the coding sequence ATGAGTATCATTCTAAGCGTTCACGCAAGACAAATATTAGATTCAAGAGGTAATCCCACAGTAGAAGTGGACGTAGTTACCGAAAACGGAGTAATGGGTAGAGCTGCCGTTCCTTCAGGAGCTTCTACAGGAGAGCACGAAGCGGTTGAGCTAAGAGATGGAGGTAAGGCCTTTATGGGTAAGGGCGTAATGAAGGCCGTTGAAAACGTGAATACGGTCATTGCGGAGGAAATCTTAGGAATGTCCGTTTTTGAACAAAATCTTTTGGACCAAACTATGATAGATTTGGATGGTACTCCCAACAAATCCAAATTAGGCGCCAATGCTATCTTGGGTGTTTCTTTGGCTGCTGCAAAAGCCGCGGCTAATGAACTTGGTCTTTCATTATTCAGATACGTGGGTGGGGTCAGTGCCAATACGCTTCCGGTTCCTATGATGAACATCATTAATGGAGGTTCTCATTCCGATGCGCCTATCGCTTTCCAGGAATTTATGGTGATGCCGGTAAAGGCGAACAGTTTTTCCCATGCCATGCAAATGGGAACGGAAATTTTTCATAACCTGAAAAAAGTATTACATGATAGAGGACTTAGTACAGCAGTAGGCGATGAGGGCGGTTTTGCGCCGAACCTAGCTGGCGGTACCGAGGATGCTTTGGACACCATTGCAAAGGCCGTTGATAAAGCAGGTTATAAGTTAGGTGACGATGTGATGATTGCTTTAGACTGCGCCGCTGCCGAGTTTTATGTGGACGGTGCTTACGACTACACAAAATTTGAAGGAAGTAAAGGAGTCGTAAGAACTTCAGAGGAACAGGCACAGTATTTAGCAGACCTTTCCAAAAAGTATCCCATAATATCTATTGAAGACGGAATGGATGAAAACGATTGGGACGGTTGGAAAGCACTAACGGATAAAATTGGTGATAAGGTTCAGTTGGTAGGGGATGATTTATTCGTTACGAACGTGGAGCGACTGTCTACCGGAATAGAAAAGGGAATTGCTAATTCAATCCTCATAAAAGTAAATCAGATAGGCACATTAACCGAGACTATTGCAGCGGTTAATATGGCTAAGAACGCGGGATATACTTCGGTAATGTCTCACCGTTCCGGAGAAACCGAAGACAATACGATTGCCGATTTGGCCGTGGCTTTGAATACGGGACAGATTAAAACTGGTTCTGCATCGCGTTCGGACAGAATGGCAAAATACAATCAACTCCTCCGTATTGAAGAGGAATTGGGCAGCATGGCCTACTATCCAAAAGAAAAGGCCTTTAAAATAAAATAG
- a CDS encoding (2Fe-2S)-binding protein, which produces MKVSLNVNGTSHTIEVEDENTPLLWIIRDMLDLKGTKFGCGKAACGACTLHVDGEAVRSCSYAIKFAEGKEITTIEGLGTKENPHPVQQAWTEEIVPQCGYCQPGFMMATAALINEVPEPTDEDIDKNIINVCRCATYYRMRKAIHRAAELNREIEAPKTQNT; this is translated from the coding sequence ATGAAAGTTTCTTTGAATGTGAACGGTACTTCCCATACCATCGAGGTAGAAGACGAAAACACCCCCTTACTCTGGATTATCAGGGATATGTTGGATTTAAAAGGGACAAAATTTGGTTGCGGAAAGGCCGCTTGTGGAGCTTGTACCTTGCACGTGGACGGAGAAGCCGTACGGTCATGTTCCTATGCGATTAAATTTGCGGAAGGAAAGGAAATCACTACTATAGAGGGATTAGGTACCAAAGAAAACCCACACCCCGTGCAGCAAGCTTGGACCGAAGAAATAGTACCACAATGTGGCTACTGTCAACCTGGTTTTATGATGGCTACTGCTGCACTAATTAATGAAGTCCCAGAACCAACCGATGAGGATATCGACAAGAACATTATTAATGTTTGTCGTTGCGCTACCTACTATCGTATGCGAAAGGCCATTCATAGGGCAGCTGAATTGAATAGGGAAATAGAGGCGCCGAAAACCCAAAATACTTAA
- the ctlX gene encoding citrulline utilization hydrolase CtlX has protein sequence MQITNTILMIRPVAFRMNEQTAVNNYFQEDLDLQNQTINERAQKEFDDFVKTLRLNGVNVIVVDDKKENDTPDSIFPNNWVSFHQSGTVAIYPMFAENRRKERREDIFAILEEEGFLIKDIIDYTSAEKEGVFLEGTGSILKDRENQKAYCALSERAHEELFIEFCEDFDCFPVIFTAYQSVNGQRLPIYHTNVMMAMAETFVVICLDTIDDKKERKNVVDHLKKDGKEIIAITEEQMHHFAGNMLQVIGASDKRYMVMSSAAYNSLQPNQIEAITKHCEIIHSSLATIETCGGGSARCMMAEVFLPRA, from the coding sequence ATGCAAATAACTAATACAATATTAATGATTCGCCCAGTGGCCTTTCGAATGAACGAACAGACTGCCGTGAACAATTATTTTCAAGAGGATTTGGACCTACAGAATCAAACGATAAATGAACGGGCCCAAAAGGAGTTTGATGATTTTGTAAAAACACTACGACTAAACGGAGTTAACGTCATAGTGGTGGACGACAAAAAGGAAAACGATACTCCGGACTCCATTTTTCCCAATAACTGGGTATCTTTTCACCAAAGTGGAACAGTAGCCATATATCCCATGTTCGCCGAGAATCGTCGAAAGGAACGGAGAGAGGATATCTTTGCTATTTTGGAAGAAGAGGGTTTTCTAATCAAGGATATCATCGACTATACCTCTGCAGAGAAAGAAGGGGTGTTTCTAGAAGGTACGGGCAGTATCTTGAAGGATAGGGAGAATCAAAAAGCCTATTGTGCCCTCTCCGAAAGAGCTCACGAGGAACTATTTATAGAATTCTGCGAGGATTTTGATTGTTTTCCGGTCATTTTTACGGCTTACCAATCTGTAAATGGTCAGCGGTTACCAATTTATCATACCAATGTGATGATGGCCATGGCGGAGACTTTTGTTGTTATTTGTTTGGACACCATCGACGACAAAAAAGAGCGTAAGAACGTGGTTGACCACTTAAAAAAAGATGGAAAAGAAATCATTGCTATTACGGAAGAGCAGATGCATCACTTTGCCGGCAATATGCTTCAGGTAATTGGGGCGAGCGATAAACGTTACATGGTAATGAGTTCTGCCGCTTACAATAGTCTTCAACCAAATCAAATCGAGGCCATTACAAAACACTGCGAGATTATCCATAGCTCATTAGCTACGATAGAAACCTGTGGTGGTGGAAGTGCAAGATGTATGATGGCCGAGGTTTTCTTACCTCGGGCTTAG
- a CDS encoding dimethylarginine dimethylaminohydrolase family protein → MLQLNINDEISPLKAVVLGTAKSCGPVPKVEDAYDPKSVEHILAGTYPKESDMIKEMDAFAEVFEKYGVKVFRPEVLEDCNQIFSRDIAFVIEDKLIIANILPDRDKEVEAILHVLDKIDDSNILQPPPEVHVEGGDVMPWNDYIFIGTYTAPDYSNHITARTNSAAVEYIKDQFPHKKVKSFELRKSTNARENALHLDCCFQPLGKGKAIIHKNGFLVEEEYEWLVNFFGKENVFEITADEMYQMFSNVFSISPEVIVSEQNFTRLNNWLREQGFTVEEIPYAEISKQEGLLRCSTLPLIRK, encoded by the coding sequence ATGCTTCAGCTGAATATTAATGATGAAATTTCCCCGTTGAAGGCTGTTGTTTTGGGAACAGCTAAAAGTTGCGGACCTGTCCCGAAGGTTGAGGATGCATATGACCCTAAGTCCGTGGAACATATTCTAGCGGGAACATATCCAAAAGAAAGTGATATGATTAAGGAAATGGATGCTTTTGCTGAAGTTTTTGAAAAGTATGGTGTTAAGGTATTTAGGCCGGAAGTTCTGGAAGATTGTAATCAGATTTTTTCCCGTGATATCGCATTTGTTATCGAGGATAAATTAATCATTGCCAATATCCTTCCAGATCGCGACAAAGAGGTGGAAGCAATTTTACATGTTCTGGATAAAATAGATGATTCAAATATTCTACAACCACCGCCAGAAGTTCATGTAGAAGGTGGAGATGTAATGCCTTGGAACGATTATATTTTTATCGGTACTTATACCGCGCCAGACTATTCGAATCATATAACCGCTAGGACGAATAGCGCTGCGGTAGAATATATAAAGGATCAATTTCCACATAAGAAAGTGAAATCCTTTGAATTACGAAAATCTACTAATGCAAGGGAAAACGCCTTACATTTAGATTGCTGTTTTCAACCACTGGGTAAGGGTAAGGCCATTATTCATAAGAACGGGTTTTTAGTTGAAGAGGAGTATGAGTGGTTGGTCAATTTTTTCGGAAAGGAAAATGTTTTTGAAATAACGGCAGATGAAATGTACCAGATGTTCAGTAACGTTTTTTCTATCTCACCAGAAGTCATAGTTTCCGAACAGAATTTTACCAGATTGAACAATTGGCTTAGAGAACAAGGTTTTACCGTGGAGGAAATACCCTATGCTGAAATATCGAAGCAGGAAGGACTTTTACGATGTAGTACTTTACCCCTAATAAGGAAATAA
- a CDS encoding DNA-directed RNA polymerase subunit alpha, with amino-acid sequence MALFNFQKPDKVIMIDSSDFEGKFEFRPLEPGYGLTVGNALRRVLLSSLEGHAITSVRIDKVEHEFSVISGVVEDVTEIILNLKQVRFKKQIEDSEAEVVSISVSGKDKLTAGDFQKFISGYQVLNPDLVICNMDAKVSINMEITIDKGRGYVPAEENKKSGAPLGTIAVDSIFTPIKNVKYSIENFRVEQKTDYEKLVFEIVTDGSIHPKDALTEGAKVLIHHFMLFSDERITLEADEIAQTETYDEESLHMRQLLKTKLVDMDLSVRALNCLKAAEVDTLGDLVSFNKNDLMKFRNFGKKSLTELEELVINKGLSFGMDLSKYKLDKD; translated from the coding sequence ATGGCATTATTTAATTTTCAGAAACCCGATAAAGTAATAATGATCGATTCCTCAGATTTCGAAGGGAAATTTGAATTTCGTCCTTTGGAACCTGGTTATGGATTAACTGTTGGGAACGCTTTACGGCGCGTATTGCTATCTTCTTTGGAAGGACATGCAATTACATCCGTACGCATAGATAAAGTAGAACATGAGTTCTCTGTCATCTCCGGTGTTGTAGAAGACGTAACCGAGATTATATTGAACTTAAAACAAGTTCGTTTTAAAAAGCAAATAGAAGATTCAGAAGCAGAGGTCGTATCTATTTCCGTTAGTGGAAAAGATAAATTAACTGCCGGCGATTTTCAAAAGTTCATTTCAGGATATCAGGTCTTGAATCCGGATTTGGTTATCTGTAATATGGATGCTAAAGTGAGCATCAATATGGAAATAACCATTGATAAGGGAAGAGGATATGTACCTGCAGAGGAGAACAAAAAATCTGGTGCTCCTCTTGGAACTATTGCTGTAGATTCTATATTCACACCTATTAAAAATGTGAAGTATAGCATCGAAAACTTTCGTGTAGAGCAAAAGACGGATTATGAAAAATTAGTTTTTGAAATCGTAACCGATGGTTCTATACATCCAAAAGATGCATTAACCGAAGGTGCTAAAGTGTTGATACATCACTTTATGTTATTCTCGGATGAGCGTATTACTTTGGAGGCCGATGAGATTGCACAAACGGAGACATATGATGAGGAGTCCTTACATATGAGACAATTGTTGAAAACCAAATTGGTTGACATGGACTTGTCCGTACGTGCTTTGAATTGCTTAAAAGCAGCAGAGGTAGATACCTTGGGAGATTTAGTTTCTTTCAACAAAAACGATTTGATGAAGTTCAGGAACTTCGGAAAAAAATCATTGACAGAACTGGAAGAGCTTGTGATCAACAAAGGATTGAGCTTTGGAATGGATTTGTCAAAATATAAATTGGATAAGGATTAA